The following DNA comes from Saccharomyces cerevisiae S288C chromosome XIII, complete sequence.
CTGTGAACGGGTATTAGGGGGTTGTGATTCCTTTTTGCCACCatcaaatgaaaataagCCCATCGCTATATTACTACTATTCCTTTCTGTATATTCGTGTATCTATGTTCCTGCGCAGCGCTACAATAGTACCCGTctatgtatgtatgtatgtatgtatgtagGCGAATCTTCTCCCCCATTCTACAAAGCAGCACCTACCACCGCAGCACCGTTTCACATGTCCGTCTCTTTTGTTCAGCTCAGCTACAATCGTCAATCGCACTTTCTTCCGCGCGGGCGAGCCCGGTTTTGTTGGATTTGCTCAGGTGCCAATATACCATCAAGGAACGGACAGGGACCTGACAATACAATAGGCCATTTACATCACAATGCACAGGGACAGAAATTTATACACGATAACAATACCAACTAAACAAAAATATCTCCCGAGCCGATGCTTATTCCGCGGGTTCGATGCCGAAATAATTGTTGCATACGCTTTATCCAACACGATGGAGCGTGTTGGGCGCTTAAAGAAGAGACTCACTAAACTGTTCGGCTTTTTGGCTGCGCGTCTTTGCCGTTTCCCAACAAAAAACAATCATACTTAGTAACAAGAAAGACAAAAGCGCAAACCGAACCGCCCAGCTCAACCATCTTCGCCAAGTAGCGGCAAACTTATATAAGCTCCAACGATGTCCCCATCAATTAAGAACCCTCGATTGTCGGCGATctatttttctattctgGGTGTTTCTCGGCCTTCGTTCATCTCGTTCTTTCTACTCTTAGCCCTCATCTTTCTCTTCTGCATTCTTTTCACCTCATTAAGAACATTCGCGGCGCCGCTTTACCCCAACAAAAACAGCCCATCTTTTGTTCTACCTCTTTCAGATAAGGCTCAACAGATAGACAATAACTGAtcattctttcttttgtttgcaACCCCTCTGAGTTGACATAAAAGCGAGAATACAAAAGAACCAGCATTAGTAAcacatcatttttttctctgttCTTCActatttcttgaaaaactAAGAAGTACGCATCAAAATGACCGAACAATATTCCGTTGCAGTTGGCGAAGCCGCCAATGAGCATGAAACCGCtccaagaagaaatatcaGGGTTAAAGACCAGCCTTTGATTAGACCCATAAACTCCTCAGCATCTACACTGTACGAATTCGCCCTGGAATGTTTTACCAAGGGTGGTAAGAGAGACGGTATGGCATGGAGAGATATTATAGATATACATGAGACGAAAAAAACCATAGTCAAGAGGGTGGATGGTAAGGATAAGCCCATCGAAAAAACATGGTTGTACTACGAACTGACTCCCTACATAACCATGACATACGAGGAGATGATCTGCGTAATGCACGACATTGGACGTGGGCTGATAAAGATTGGTGTTAAACCTAACGGTGAGAACAAGTTCCACATCTTTGCCTCTACTTCTCACAAGTGgatgaaaacttttcttggTTGCATGTCACAAGGTATTCCTGTGGTCACCGCGTACGACACTTTGGGTGAGAGCGGTTTGATTCACTCCATGGTGGAAACAGATTCCGTCGCCATTTTCACGGACAACCAGCTGTTGTCCAAATTAGCAGTTCCTTTGAAAACCGCCAAGAACGTAAAATTCGTCATTCACAACGAACCCATCGATCCAAGTGACAAAAGACAAAATGGTAAGCTTTACAAGGCTGCCAAGGATGCTGTTGACAAAATCAAGGAAGTTAGACCGGACATAAAAATCTACAGTTTcgatgaaattattgagATAGGTAAAAAGGCCAAGGACGAGGTTGAATTGCATTTCCCCAAGCCTGAAGATCCAGCTTGTATCATGTACACTTCTGGTTCCACTGGTACACCAAAGGGTGTGGTATTGACACATTACAACATTGTAGCTGGTATTGGTGGTGTGGGCCATAACGTTATCGGATGGATTGGCCCAACAGACCGTATTATCGCATTCTTGCCATTGGctcatatttttgaattaacCTTTGAATTCGAAGCGTTCTACTGGAATGGTATCCTAGGGTACGCCAATGTCAAGACTTTAACCCCAACTTCTACACGTAATTGCCAAGGTGACCTGATGGAGTTTAAACCTACCGTAATGGTGGGTGTCGCCGCAGTTTGGGAAACAGTGAGAAAAGGTATCCTGGCCAAGATCAACGAATTGCCCGGTTGGTCTCAAACGCTTTTCTGGACTGTCTATGCTTTGAAAGAGAGAAATATACCATGTAGCGGCTTGCTGAGTGGGTTGATCTTCAAGAGAATCAGAGAAGCAACCGGTGGAAACTTAAGGTTTATTCTGAACGGTGGGTCTGCAATCAGCATAGACGCCCAAAAATTCCTCTCCAACCTTCTATGTCCTATGCTCATTGGATATGGGCTAACTGAGGGTGTGGCTAATGCCTGTGTCCTGGAGCCTGAACATTTTGATTACGGTATTGCTGGTGACCTTGTCGGAACTATTACAGCTAAATTGGTGGATGTCGAAGATTTGGGCTATTTTGCCAAGAATAATCAAGGTGAATTGCTGTTTAAGGGTGCACCCATCTGTTCTGAATACTATAAGAATCCTGAAGAAACTGCTGCGGCCTTTACCGATGATGGCTGGTTCCGTACCGGTGATATCGCTGAATGGACCCCCAAGGGACAAGTTAAGATCATtgatagaaagaaaaatttggttaAGACCTTAAATGGTGAGTACATTGCAttggaaaaattagaaTCCATTTACAGATCAAATCCTTACGTCCAAAACATCTGTGTCTACGCTGATGAAAACAAAGTTAAGCCTGTCGGTATTGTGGTCCCTAACTTAGGACACTTGTCTAAGCTGGCTATCGAATTAGGTATAATGGTACCAGGTGAAGATGTCGAAAGCTATATCCATGAAAAGAAGCTACAGGATGCCGTTTGCAAAGATATGCTGTCAACTGCCAAATCTCAAGGCTTGAATGGTATTGAATTATTATGTGGcattgttttctttgaagaagaatggACTCCAGAAAATGGCCTTGTTACATCCGCCCAAAAATTAAAGAGAAGAGATATTCTAGCGGCTGTCAAGCCAGATGTGGAAAGAGtttataaagaaaacaCTTAAAGGAAGACATAGTTTTTTACTTTCCCCCCTGCCCTTCATAAACACTACGTTTCATTTTCTAAGAGCATCAATTTGCAAACACCTGAACTACTTGCACAATACATAGTTTCTTCTCCTACAGATACAGTTAATAATTAATAAATAACATTACACATAAACATGTTTAAGTTTCATTTCAGCAAGACAAGATTGACATTATTAAGCGTGATCTAAACTATGAATTTCTCCCGGGTATGAAACTACATTCTACTATTGATTTTAATAGATGAGCGATTAAACGGgatatttgaatttatgACTTCTGTAAACCATCGAATGCCCCAACTTTTAGTAATCAAACATGCACCGAAAACAACCATATCAATCAATGTCTTGCTTCATTCTTGATTTCTCatctctttctttccttcGTAATTTCACCTTCTCCCTCCGCTCCTTTTATCGAAGAAACATCGTATTACAATTAACAACGCATTGCACTATAGTACACCaagtttgaaaataaaaaccTCGCCCACGTTCATTTAtgcaacaagaaaaaaactccCATCACAGTTAGAAAGCAATGAATAAAAGCCATGCGTAATAAATACATTCAGAGAGGATGacgataaaaaaagaaaagaaatcacGAGGAGAGTAAACcaatataaaaagaacaaattcaaaaaattttcttataaTAAACCTTAACATGGAGTTTCCGTTAACACACTATATGGAAGCGAAACGTGTGAATCAACAGAATCAACCACAGCATATCATAAACCTGAACATAGACACGACTGAAAAACTCAAACGTGCTATACCGCCAAGCAGAAAATCCATTTGCTCctactttattttctacGTCTCCTTGCAATCTCCGTTCCATTTTATCATCCTCCCTCAAACTGAACACACCCCTCCACCAGGATTAATTCATAGCTTCCGTCATGCTACCTGAATATTTTAGGGTCCGGTCACTTAAAAATGAACGCGTTCATAGCAAGGCACATATATCCAAAGTTAAAATGAACAAAGTGCATCGCATAGTTGTATATGCAATACAATCAAATTTCCtcaaataaaaagaacaattgagagaatgaaaaaggaagaaaagagtgataatttgagaaaaaaatagctaAACAAAACGATAAATGATTTTGATTGAAATATTTCGGTGCAGTCCTTTTCCGAAAATTGGGGACATTCAATAgaatttcatcaatggTTATCCCTCTTTTAGTAGCTAAAAACTGAAAACAAGGCCTGAACTAAAAACCATTCTTCTTTCAAGTTCGATTTTTATCCTGAAAAAATCctgaagagaaaaaatttccagAATATCCGGGTGATGGGCTGGATTGGCAAGGTATAGGGCTGGATTGTATAATTTGTAAGAGAGCacaataataaaaggaaCTTTGTTTAAAAAATGTAGTACATTTATATGAAATTTATATGCGATAGTCTACCTTCTAAATGGAATTTCACTACGGCATAATGGACATGTATTGTTACCCGATGATCGAAACCACTTGTAAAGACATGCTCCGTGGAACTTATTTTTACAAGTCGGACATGTCTTCGAAGGTAGTTTCCTATCCACGGCATGTAGTATAGAGTAACATATGGCACATTCCTCGAAACCAGAAAATTGTAAGTGCACATTTTTAGTAAACAACTCCAACGAATCCAAAACGGATCCATTCATGCCTGTAATTACATGTTGTGTAGACATTATCCATTgtttccatttttgttCACTTATACCAACTCTAGAGACGCCATTAACTTGGATATTTGTTAAAGGGTAGTTTTTTGGTAGTTTGAAGGAAATCTCCAACTTTTGGTCGTCAATCAAATAGCTTGCCTTCACTTCATtagtaatattatttaatttAATAGTCAAAGCATCATCATTAGAAGTCAGGCGGTCCATCTTAGAATTGATATCGTCAAATTCATTTTTGATCAAAATTGGGGAGATGAACTCTGAGAcaaacttttcaatatcattttGTAATGTCCtatcttttatatttaacCACCAAATACTCGTTAGACAACCGACGTTGTTAAACAACTGATAAAGTGTATGGCCCAAAAGTTTTTTACattcttcaaatatgtCTTCTTTATAAGGAGAGAAATTATTGCCGACAATGTTGTATTCCGAAATTTCCTTGGTGTCGACCTGTTTCCAAAACTCAGTATCTCTTAAATCTATTTGATCTGTTATGAAATCAAACATTCTATTGATTAAACCAGCTTCCTTTAATTGTTCAATAAATATTTGTCTCATATTATAAGACGTATCTTTGAAGTACATCAGTATCAAGTGCCAATACCATAGatatttaataaatgaatttttattctcgTATTCAAGGTATTCTTTTGGCACCTCATCAGTAACTTTTTGTAATAATTTTTGAGGTAGTTTAAATTTTGAGTTTACATCATTATCAGATGCACTACCATCTACGTCTGAGCcagtttgtttttgaatccTCAGTTCATACTCAATTATAATATCCTGCTGTGTTTTTACCACCAAAGAACCCAACAAAGTAGTTAATAATCTTGATTGATTAATATTACTACCGATATCCTTATCATTCAATACAACCTCgaatattcttttgtatTGAGATTCTAACTTTTTGAGTTCCATTGAGGAAATGACCTTGTACAATTTCTGGTAGAAGAGTGTGGATACTTggttatttctttcttgattaAAGTTGAGAAACATCAGTTcaatcaaattttcttgaatttcatCACCATATTCTGAGATTTCCTCGCCATTTTTGGAAACGCCTTGCGACAA
Coding sequences within:
- the FAA4 gene encoding long-chain fatty acid-CoA ligase FAA4 (Long chain fatty acyl-CoA synthetase; activates fatty acids with a preference for C12:0-C16:0 chain lengths; role in the competitive import of long-chain fatty acids and sphingoid long-chain bases; role in stationary phase survival; localizes to lipid particles and the plasma membrane; role in sphingolipid-to-glycerolipid metabolism; forms cytoplasmic foci upon replication stress; faa1 faa4 double null complemented by any of human ACSBG1, ACSL1, 3, 4, 5, 6, SLC27A2, or 4) — protein: MTEQYSVAVGEAANEHETAPRRNIRVKDQPLIRPINSSASTLYEFALECFTKGGKRDGMAWRDIIDIHETKKTIVKRVDGKDKPIEKTWLYYELTPYITMTYEEMICVMHDIGRGLIKIGVKPNGENKFHIFASTSHKWMKTFLGCMSQGIPVVTAYDTLGESGLIHSMVETDSVAIFTDNQLLSKLAVPLKTAKNVKFVIHNEPIDPSDKRQNGKLYKAAKDAVDKIKEVRPDIKIYSFDEIIEIGKKAKDEVELHFPKPEDPACIMYTSGSTGTPKGVVLTHYNIVAGIGGVGHNVIGWIGPTDRIIAFLPLAHIFELTFEFEAFYWNGILGYANVKTLTPTSTRNCQGDLMEFKPTVMVGVAAVWETVRKGILAKINELPGWSQTLFWTVYALKERNIPCSGLLSGLIFKRIREATGGNLRFILNGGSAISIDAQKFLSNLLCPMLIGYGLTEGVANACVLEPEHFDYGIAGDLVGTITAKLVDVEDLGYFAKNNQGELLFKGAPICSEYYKNPEETAAAFTDDGWFRTGDIAEWTPKGQVKIIDRKKNLVKTLNGEYIALEKLESIYRSNPYVQNICVYADENKVKPVGIVVPNLGHLSKLAIELGIMVPGEDVESYIHEKKLQDAVCKDMLSTAKSQGLNGIELLCGIVFFEEEWTPENGLVTSAQKLKRRDILAAVKPDVERVYKENT